Within Natator depressus isolate rNatDep1 chromosome 6, rNatDep2.hap1, whole genome shotgun sequence, the genomic segment GGCCAAGCCATCTCCTACCCACCCAATCAGGGCCTTCCCTACATCCACAGCTTCCCATCCCCCTTACTCTAGTCCAGACACCTCAGAGCCATGCTGTCCTCCTCCCATATCATATAAGGGCCCTCATTCACCCACTGTCCCCAATCATGTTTCCTAAGGCAGGCAGCCCTTGGATTCCCACCCCAACTGCCAAGTATAGTCTGACAGGAAGGCAATGTCCCATTCTCACCCAGATCCAGGATGTGCACATCATTCAGGTACAAAGGGGTCCTCTGACCCCCAAAGATCACGAGCTTGTTCCTCAGCAAAGTGGCTGAatggctggggagagaggggggtgaGTGAGCAAGGCAGCCTCGGGAACCTCTTGGAATTGAGGGTTCAGTCTCTTTTCACAAAAGCAGGCTTCCAGGAGAGCCATTAACTTGGCTACACTCTTGTGGGCTGGGGCAGCTTGAGTTTACACATGGCCATTCCCCACTTCTGTGCTCCCCACAGCCATGAGAGCCTAATACCAGAGCACCACCTGCTGGTGCACAACCCATCAACATGGGACAGTCCCCCAGGAAAGGGCGGGGAGCTGCTTCGcatgggacatttaaaactagaactGGACCAGCCCTGGGGATGTGACTGTGGGGGACAATCATGCCCTGCCCTCCAGGTGTGACGATTAACTAGATGGGACCTGCTGGTGCTTCCCTCCCTCTGTCTTTGAGGGCTGAAATGAAGGTGTCTCACCCGAGCCGAGGTAAGGGCTTCTCTCCCTCCACAATGGGCTGGTACCAAATCTTGTACTCAGGGTTGAAGACATAGAGTGTGTTGCTGCAGGCCCTGGACTCCAGGGATGCCATCTTGGGGAAAGTCCCTCCAAAGATAAAAAGCTCCTTGCGGTAGATGGTGGCGCTGTGGTAGGCCAGTGTCGGCACCTTCCCCCTGGCCTGAGGAAGAAAGTTCCCAGTCATGTTTCATGTGTGAAAACGAGGTACAGAGGTTGTCATGGGTCAGCTCCCTGCTGGTCATGGGCATAGTGAGTCCTGGTGCCACTCTACCTGCTCCATGACCAGAACTCTAAGATGCAGGTGGACAATATCTGCTCAGTTTATGTCCCACCTTTTTCTGACCTGAACGGGGCATCACCACACTGATCCCAATTGCTTCTGAACACAAACAGGAAGAGGAGGTCATTCTGGAAACAATTCTGCCCCAATCACTGCTAATCCCACCCATGCCATTCTCTCTCAGCCCTTTGGCTTTCCTTGTGCTTTAGTGCTGCCCagaaagggaagggaggaaggtgCATGGGGTCACCAGCTGGAAAAATTTCTCTACAGGAAACAAAGAGGGACGGGGGAAGGGAAAAAGCATAAGATGAGGGCCTCTGAACCAAGAAAGCCAGCTCATTATCTTGGTGCCCAGACCAGGTTTTCACTAGCCCTCCACAAATGGGGGACCATTTCCCCTGCAATTTGTGTGCTGTTCTCCCATGTAGCTTGGCTCAGATACAACATCCAGTGTCAATCCATTCTGCCTTCAGCCTCACTCACGCTGGATGCACTATCTGGTTTCCAGGGAGCTTCAAGCTTTTTAACCTAGTTTTCCTGGCTGGGTCTGACTTGGCTCACCCCAAGGGACAAAGCAAGGTGGGGGATTAGAACCCAGAACAGCCCACTTCCCCTTTGCCCTTTTGAAGGCTCCCATCAATGACCCTAACCACATCCCTTCCACTGACCATGAAATGGGAACCAACACACAGTGCCCGACAGTGGGCCTGGGGCCAAAGAGCAAGCACAAGAGCAAGGACATGGGCACGTTGTTCTTGGGTTCCCAGCTGGTCCCGCAACAGAAACCACACTTCTCCCCCCACcatgctttgtctctttcctgcagAAGGTCCGCTACTCACAGCCACAAGAAGCCACTTCCAGGTGGCTGTGTCCAGGATGTAGATGGTGCTGTAGGGCTTGCCCTCCTTCATGCCCCCAAAGACATAGATCCGTTTGGTGTCCAGGTCGTAGGTGGCGGTGTGACCACGTGAGCAGGGTGGCACAGAATCCAGTGGTGGCAGATCCACGGGGAACCAGAAATCATTGTCTGTCGGAGTAACGCCATTTTAGTGAGGGGGCAGAGACCCTCCCTTCACTCCCCACACCTCAAAAGCCCTATCAGCCTTTTGGTCAGGACCTTGCTCCCTTCATTCCCCCCCCGCACTCTTGACTCAGTGCCAGAGGGAAGGGCTTATAGCACTGTTTCTGGGCTTGGAGGTGGAGGGCGTGGGGGCAGCGTATAGCTGGGGAATAGCAGGGCAGAAAAGaagatcagtgtgtgtgtggaaagcgGCGGGACCCTGGATTCACCCCACAAACCCCTCAGACACTGCAAAGTGTGCCTCAGCCTCTGCTCCTTGAAAGCCACCCATCTCCCTGTCCCTGCTTCCACTGACACTCCCAGTCCTAACAGCCAACAGCAGGAGCAGCTCACACATGCAGGATTGCAGGTTCAGGCTGCGGCCCATGGCACTGAGCTCAGCACTGGGTGGCACCAATGGATAGCCCCCAGCCTCAGCAGCATGCAGCCTTCTGCTGAGTGGAGGGACAAAGAGGGGGAAATGGCGCTATCAGAAAGGAGCGGGGAGGAGGAGATTCAGCAAAGAACATGTAACAACAATAAAACAGAGAACAAGGAAGAAGATGAGCAAGAGAGAAAATGGAGAAATAGCTGCCCATGTCAGGATGAGCTGAGGTGCCAAGGGGGCACCCTCCCACACTCTCATCCCAGCGGAGGGAGCCAGAGGCTTTCAGCCTATCCATGCAGAATAATGCAGCCCTCCCTGTGGAGGGTTCCACACAGAATGGCATTGGCATGGGTGGAATGCTTCATCGGCCTGGATCAGAGCAGACCAAATCCACTCAGCTCCTGCTTCTCCTAGAGATGCCTTCCGCCCTTAGGGACCTCTGCCTTCTCCTGCCCAGCCCCAAACTTCTCACCAATCTCTAGTTTCCAGAGAGCATCCTTGCAAGGCTGTTGATTGGCTCCCTCTCCACCAATCAAAATggctgtttctgagtcactgaggCACATGGCGTGACACCATCGTGGGCTCGGACAGACTGGAGAAGGAGAGATCAAACCGAACTGTGTCACTGGACCAGATAAGGGGGCCTCAGGGTCTCCTCGCTTCCATGGAGAAAGCAAAGTGAggaggcaggggcctggactCTCATGGGAAGGTGGTAGCCTGAGGCCCTGAACCCCCAAGGACAGATGGCAGGGCAAGAAGCACTACATACCTACACCCAAGTGGTCTAGAGGCCAGGACCCCTTGGGCATGGGGATTTTCTTGTTAGCTTTAGGGAGTAATCATGGGGTTTCCCCTCCACATTCTCAGTAACACAGGGAGCCAGCAGTGGGGAGTCTGGCTAGCTGCAGGATCATGCTCCCTGCACTTCATGACAAGCAGGTGGGGGGCATTTTGATCCCTTTGAGCAGCCATGCCAGAAAGGATCCTCAGCTGTGGACAGGCCCAGTTCTTTTCTCCTACATTTAAGAGTATTGGGAAAGTCTGGTGACTAGGGGACTGCCAGCTCCTAGGGCATGTGGGGGGTGAGAGGCCAGGGTTCCCTCCAGCTAGTTCTTTAGGATAGCTCCTTCCCCTGTTCCATttccttctcctttcccttccaagGTTCCTCCCTCATCAACAGGCCCCCATACTAACTGATGGGGAAGCTGGAAAAAGTTTGATCAGTCTATGTATCATtttacccacccacccccccttaGTGAAACCCACCAAGCACACAGTGGGGCAGCTCAGATTTCAGGGAGGCTGCAATGGGCATTGGAGATTCTTCCTATCCCTCTCACAATGCCCGGGGTGTATAGTTCAGGGCGACCCCATGAGGGCAGGCAGAGTACGCATAGCCTGCTCACAGTTCCAGATGCTTAGGGATTTAAGGGAACAAGCATGAATGTTCACTCTAAGGCCTACGACATTAAACAAATGATATCCCCAAGTGGCTTAGAAGCCAGCCCAGAGTCTGAGCACCAGGTTCTCACCTTGCAGTTCCTTCACCTCCAAGTCTGCAGAGAGAAAACACAGACAGGTGATGGTCCCCTGAAACCAGCAGCGGGGAGTCACCTCCTCGGAGGGGCTCAATCCTGTGATATGGTGCAAGTGCCTCTTCCCCCTACCCTGGCACACAGCCATGGAAACAACACTTCTGAACATGGAGATCCATGGGAGTGGATATGGTGCCTCTCACAGTTAGCACACTGGTTCCAATCCAGCCACATATCAGGGTGACAGGCTGACTCACAGGGAGTGAAGAGTcaccaccagctcatttcaccTGCCTGTGCAAACCTCAAGGTTCAGGGGCTTGGGTCTCAAACAGCATAGGAGAGTAGGTGAGatcagtgctggtgaaaggtgcaaGAGAGCGAGCCCTGAAGAGAGAGGGCATCTGTATCCCCAGAACAGGTACAAGTAAAGCAGGGCCCCTCTCTGCCACTGTGCTTCACCCACTTCCTGGGGGGACCCCCTATGGTAAGACAGGAGCTCAGGCTCCATGACTCTGTCTCTGCTCAAACTGCCAACAAGGGGAACCATTGTGACAGTGGTTTGGGGATGGGGATATTTGTTTCACTAGGAAATGGGACCAAGACCCAACAACTCATTTCATACAATGAATAGCCTTCAAAGGCTTACAGCTTTTGGTCACATGCTGGGGCTGAATTGGAACCAATGCTCTTAAGGAGAAAGGTTCCGTTTCCAATTCCCCAGTCCCTGTAAGCCAGCCAACTCCCAGCAGACTGTTACATACAAAAGAAGCCCAATgcaagaacatttttaaaaatgctcttcTGGCACGCTCTGCATTTGGCATCAATTAATGACATGTCCGATACGGACCAAGAGATATAGTACTGGTAAGGGGTCCTGGACTAGAGCTCACGAGACTGGAGATCTCAGctcagctctgtcactgatctACTGTGTAATAGTGGGTaatgctctctgtgcctcagtttcctcagctaTAAATGGGGAGAATTACATTTATCTTCATTTGTAAGTGCTTTGACACCTACAGATGAAGAACTAAGTGATACTATTACATGGTGCAGTGCAGTGACATCAGGAGACTCCGGCTTCCATTTCTGACCAAACAGGCGTAGGTGGCACACTCAAGCCATTTGTTCAAGGACAGAACTGGAGAGAGATTCTCAGGGTTCTGAGAGGAACACAGGGGACCCTCTTGGCTGGGGTTAGGAACTAACTGGGCAACTGTCCCCAGAGGCAGCACACACAGGTCTGGGAGTCAAGCAGGCAAGATCCAGAATAGACACCCTAATGTCTGCATCTCACTCCGCATTTACGGAACCAGAGTTACCTTCAGCATCCTGCTCCCCTTCACATGCCCTGGGCTCAAACAAGACTTTCCTAGGCTTCTTTAGCTGGATAGGTCTAGGCTTGCAGATTTTCCTCCTGGCCTCCTTGGGTGCCTTCTGGCCAGTGGGTGACTCTGGGGCAAAGGGCATCAACAGCTTTTTTGGCGGTGGAGATAAATCCTTACTTCTGGTCCTTTGTGCTCTGGCAGTTGCCTCCAAACTCTGACGTTTAACCTGTCCAACAGAAGTCACAGCAGAATCAGCTGCCTGAGGCTTCTGGGAGAAAAAGTAAGCCCGTTCTATATCTCACTTGGCTCTTTAGATCAGCCTCATCCATGGCTGGAGATGACAAAGGGACAGGTGAGCCAGAACCCCCATAGTTGGCCCACTACTGTGGTGGAGGTTAATTTTAGAGAGGGAACCAAGCTGATCTAGCCACCAGCTGTTCCTCCTGCTGCATGCCCAGCCAGCAGCGCTGGAGAGAGATTCTTCGGATTGCCAACTGAAGAGTGGCACAGCAAGAACGGGGGCATTATTGGAAGGTGGGAGAGCGGCACAGTGACAAGCTGAAGCATTTACCTGTAGACACCAGGTGCATTTGACTCAAGTGAGGAACATTACAATTCATTGATCTTTCTAGCACAGACCAGACCTTAGCTTCACTAACCTGTTCAGCCAGGGCCCTGCTAGGAGAGTGGTGCCAATGGCTTCACCTGCAAATAGAGTTCACTGGCTCCGAGTGGCTATGAGCAAGGGAGAGGGTGGGAAGGAACAGTTGAGATATCCAACGTGCACATACCTCAGTGGTATCGTCCAAGACCTGGATGGGGGACATGGTATCTTCCGGGAGGACTGGTGACTGGGTGGGCTCCGGTGCCAGAAACGGGCGAGTGGGGGTGCTGTTGTAGATGCCCTTGAGCAGCTAAGGGACAGACAGGGACCGCAGAGCAGCATAAGAACAACATTCTCATCCTGCCCCCATGTTTCACACACACCAGGGGCCTAGTCTCCCTCACTCACAGAGTGAGTGAAAAGCTAAATTACAAGAGAGATCAACTGCAGGCCAGAAGCCCTGGTGTCCAGCTATTAAagattcctaggccagaagggcccactgtgatcacctagtctgacctccggtataacacaggccataaaacttccccaaaataattcccagagcagatcttttagaataAACATCCAATCTTCATATTAAAAtggtcagcgatggagaatccaccatgacccttggtaaactgttccaatgttAATTACCCTGAttgtcaaaaatgtacaccttatttctggtctgaatttgtctagcttcaacttccagccatgggattgtaggatacctttctctgctagattgaaaagcccattattaaatgtttgttcccaAAGTAGATACTTTTAGCCTGTAATCAAGTTactcccttaaccttctctttgttaagctaaatagattgagttccttgagtctatcactataatgtacgttttctaatcctttacccATTCTCATGGCGGAACCTTCTCCAACGTATCACcatcctgcttgaattgtggacagcagaactggacacagtatttcagcagtggttgcactagtgccaaatacagagataaaataatctCTTCTCCTTGCTGAGATTCCctcatttatgcatcccaggattgcactGGTTCTTTTGGacatagcatcacactgggagctcatgttcagctgattatccaccatgacccccaaaatcttttccagaatcactgcttcccaagcTAGAGTCtcccatcttgtaagtatggcctgtgTTCTTTGTTGCTGGATGTATACATTtccatttagctgtattaaaacagtgtttgcttgcacccaattTCCCAAGTAATCCAGATTGCTTTGaaacagtgacctgtcctcttcattatttaccacttccccagtttttgtgtcatctgcaaactatcagtgctgattttatgttttcttccaggtcattgataacaATGTTAAATAACGTAGAGCCAAGCACTGAGTCCTGTGGGACCCCGCTAGAAATACACCTGCTAGACGATGACTCCcaatttacaatcacattttgagACCTAGCAGTTAGCCAGTTTTTGGAACTTGGACTGGTGGTGATGAAGGCGTTTCTCACCCCAGAGGTATTTATCATAGTGGATGCTCATGCACGTGGACTGCTTCTTTGCTTCTCTTTCTTGCCCAGGGGGCTAGGCAATTGTCTAGGGGGAACAGTCACAGAGCTATTGCTGGGAATTAAGTAGAGCACCCAGTGCTGTGATAGCTACAAACAATGTAACAGCCCCAAGGAAGCGAAACAAGGCAGGAATCCTCAGTACCTGGAACCGATACAGGTACTGGCTCTGAAAGGTTGCAAATATGAACATGCCAGGTCCCTAGGTCACCATCCCCAACCTTGACAGCCATGCCATAGGCCTCAGAATCTGCAGGACTACGAGTGGAAAGCTACATGGATGCTCTGATGGACACACAGATAAAGAGCATGAACTCAGCCCATGGACTGGAGCCTTATTCAGGAGTGCTACAATCAGGAACTTTCCAGCCTCTCatcaataataatacctagctttacaaagcttttcatccatagacctcatagtgctttacaaaggaggtcaatagcAAGAAGGAGAGGATCCATCTCAGGGGCACTTGATCCAGTGATTTCAACACATGGGCAACCAACTGCCTGGATACCAAGAACTGGGGGCAGAATGGAACTGAAACTTCCTTTACCTACTAGTATCTGTGGCATTTAAAAGTCAAAGGTGCACTGGCAGACCTGTGCATAGAACATAGGTCTGGAACAGcagggctttgggtcaggcatGAGGTGCATTAGCCGATCTGTGGGAAGAGACCAAGCACCGGAATAGCAGTGGGTGTTGCTGGCCATAACCAGTACCCACAATAGGAAGAGCAGGATATGTAGGGAACTGCTTTCTTACCTGCCCATTGACAGTCAGGAGAAGTTTAACAGGGTTGCCACAATCCTTCTGTTTCAACGAAGCCATCAGAACATCCACCCTCCAGTCACCTTCCCACACAAGGGACCTGTGCAAGGACCATGGAATCTCAACTCACAATGGACACTGCCCAAGGGAGACATCCTGCTCCTCTACCAGTGCTAATGTTCCCTAGAATTCAGTGCCCCCAGGCCACTAAGCACTCAGCCCTGGGAGGGAGCTTTCCCCCACCTTCTGTTCCTTCCAGATCCCTTGGCTGTAAAGGAAGGGTCCCAGTGtcagggagaggctcagggacacAAAAGGGACATGGAAGACAGGACACTCTTGAGGCAATAAGGAATAATAGAAGttttgagaaggaaaaaaaaaaatcatatggcGGCGAATGAACCAGCGAGCCATTCGGATTCTTTTGCACCCTCGTAACACTATGGGGGCAAAGGGCTGACCTGGGGGGAATTGGCATGCCAATACGGGGGGAAAAGGTGAGCTGGGGAGCCCTTCCAAATTCTCTCCCACCCATCTTAAGTTCCTAACTTGAGTTCTATTGGATGGTCAGAAAAACCTATGCAGTTCTATTGTACAGGCCTTTTCCATAGGAGCCCACACACTTCTTatgttcagtttggggcatgtTTTTGACAATCACCATGCTCTCCTACCCACAATCTGGTCCTATCTGCCAGAGAGGGTTGATCACAGCAGACAAAAGAATTGGTTACAATTTTTGAGAGGGGAAAGATggccaaaaaataaaaacttggCAGGTTCTCCCTGCCTAAGTGTCAGCTCTGCCAGCAAAAATGTTCAACCCTCTCTGTGCTAGCACAGAGCTGGGTGCTTTTTGCTGGCAGCGGCCATGCTACATCTGTACTCCCCACTGCTACAACAGTTGCTGTAAGGGGAGCTTCGTGCCTGTATCTCCCATGGGTCCTGCACCATGTCAGACCCGTTCACCCCAAAGCTGGCCACCACAAGGGAGAAGAGGGGACCAAGCAGCTGTGGCACTGACAGACTGAGTGTGCTACAGCGCagtttcccactggggctggccTGCTAGTGCTCAGCCCTAGACCAGAGTTTTGAGAGCTGGAGCCCTATTCCCACTACTCCCCATATAAGTTAGGAGGGACGCACTCCCTCCACATCCTCTATTTCCTTGTTAGCTGAGGAAGACCTGCCCCCCACACCAAACGAAACATCGGCCAGCAATCAGCTCAGATTTACCTCAAATAACAAAGAGGACCTAGTCCCCAACCATCCACCGGCAGGGATCCACTCCCCACATGACAAAGCACCCCTCAGCCAGGAACCACAGGGTCCCACCTCTCACTTCCATCACCGGTATAAGAAACAATCACAAGAACCTCCTGGAAGGGCTGGGATGGGGTAGCATGGGTTGACAGAGGGGTGGGGTAGAAGGGCTGACAGAGTTGGGAGGTGATGGAAAGAGACCGATGTTATATACCCAGGAAATTTCACTTCTGTCAGCCCCTGATGTGGAGCATTTTTAAGGAGCCCCCTGTTAAACCATTGGCAGCATATCAGTGCCTATCCAAGCCCCAACATTTACCTCACATCAGACCCCAATTTGCCAATCCTTTGTGGCTTGACATCTGGATTCACCAGCACCTCCACAGTGATGCTTGTGTTTTGGGAATAACAATTCCAGTCACCCAAGCCAAAGACTACAAGTTGTTTTGGCAACGGCAGAGGCAGCTGAATCTGGTAACACATCTGGCTGGATTTGCTTGAAgagatgacaaaaaaaaaaaaaaaaagtgtagcaGAAATACAGGAAGCCCCAATGAAAACAAGGAGAGGCCTAGGCAGATGTCCATGTGAGGAGAGACTGAAAGGATTAAGACTAtttagtttagagaggagatgaataaaTGGGGATGTGATTAACctacagaaaaataataaatgggcTAAAGAGGGCAAATCAGATGCTTCTATTACCCTTTCTCATCATAATATAAGGGAAAAGGGGTATtcaatcaatttaaaaatggaTGGGCAGCTGGTGTACACAGTCCACTGCCGATCATGCTGATCGGTATCATTTCACCGGGTCTTTGTACTCCCCTGTCTatatccagctgttgtctcttgtcttacaccatgtctacactaccatttatGTTGGCAAAATTTATGACGCTCAGTGGTATGAAGTAAGGCTACCATACCACCGtccggccaacagccaccactctctggttacccagctctgaatgtgtgcaggaaggtttttttccctaaagctttccccccaccccccttccagaATACATTCCACacaccccagtttgagaacctctggcataaggctatgtctacattagatACCTTATAGtgacacagctgtaccgatgcagcggCACTGCTGTAGGATCTCTCATGTAGcagctctatgctgatgggagagagctctcccgttaaTTAAACCACCCCTGTGAGCGCCGAAAGCTCTggcggtgggagaagctctcccagcgacacagcgctgtgcacactagcGCTTATGCTGGAGTAATTTACGTCGCTtgggggggtggaatattcacacccctgggcgtcataagtggtagtgtagacatagctttactgttctgtgtttgtacagcacctcgcacagtggtgtatacaaataaacaacaataacaaCTAAATTAAATTGAAAGGCAACACATTTCAAACTGATTAAATATGTACAAGTTCCTTAGCGAAGGGACCACGCTGGGTCCCTAATCCTGACTAGGACCTCTGGACACGGCAGCCGCACAAATAAACGGTGGCCCTCAGTACCAGATCACTGACATACCTGTCACCTGCAAGGGGCCCACAACCCAGGGAGACAGCCAGGTCTCTAATCAGACACACCAAAGTATTACAGCGCCAGCTGCACTGGGCTGAGTGCAGCCCAGCAATGGGCGTAGGAAGTCCTGCGTCAAAGGCCGGGTACTAGGGAGCTGCGTTTAGTTTACACCCCGTTGCTTGACACAGCCTCGAGCTAAGGgctggcggggccgggggcgTCGGTCCAGCGGGCTTCACGCGCCGGGGCCGCAGGTCAGGACTCGGGGGCAGCGGCACAGCCGCGGGATGGGTCCAGCAGTAGCGTCGCTCGCAGGCGAAGCGGGGAATTGCCGGAGCTAGGGGCCCTGACCTGTGCGGGCTGCACGCCCGCGGAGCCCAGGCCGGGATCCCCCCGCTTCGCGCAGGCCGAGTCTCCGGGAAAGCCCCAGGCCCACGTGGAACTCGAGAGAGCCGGAGATGGGGCCGGGTCTACAATAGTGACCCGTTCAGCTCGTCCCCGGGTCTCACCTGCTGAGCTGCCGGGGCGGCTCCTGGAGCGACCAGAGCACGTAGAAGTGGAGGCTGGTGCTTGGAGCCGGAGCCACACTCCGGGGCGCCTCGGCCGGTGCATCCCACTGCCCAAGGCCCCCGGGAGCCCAGCTCCATCGGCGGTGCGGGGACCGCCTGCTGCCTGAAGccgagaggctggggctggaaagCAGCATGGCCAGCGGAGCAGGTAGAGGGAAGCTGGGGCTTTATACTCAGCTCGGAGAGGAAGGGGCACAGGACAGCCCCACCTGGCGGCCCCCGATACTGGAGCTGACAGGAACCGGGGGTACCCCCATaactgggtgggggtggggaacaaatCCCTTCACCCAggccttgtttttttcctctcttcctgtATTCATTCTTGTAGATGGGCCTGACCCCAATCCGCCCCCCTTCCACAGCTCCCCCAACACACCCCAATCCACCACTCCCCAGCTGCAAAGGGGGCACACCAGTTGGTCCTGTCATTAGGCTGGACATCAGCCATCAAACCCAGTTGAGCCCACACCCCTGTGCAAAGTGGTCCTGGCAGTGACAGAGATGGCAGCAAGCAAGTCCGTCCAGCCCCAGTTGCAGCAGAGATTGGCCAGTTCCCAGTGGTGATTAGAGCACTGCAGAAGTCAGTGCTTTTTAGATCTGGGGGCTTAGTGCACAGCAGGATCTAGTTCTAGCAGGGCTTGAGCCCTTTGTCTGTGAGCTGGGTTGGAGGGGTACCAGAAGAGGATTATGGCTGACACCCAGTCAAAGGTAGCAGGTTTCCCAAGTGTAGACCAGTTTTACCCATGCAATGCATGTAGCTCCTGGGGCGAAGACAGTCAGAACAACAGAGGACTTTAGCAGTAAAATCAGCAGAAGCCAATAAACTAATAGCCTGAGTTCAGACAAATATTCAGACTAATGAAAGAGAGAAGGatcctcacagcccagcacaagGTGTTCCAGATCCATCACTTTCCAGgcaggggagacagagagagagagagagagagagaatgtgagaatgactctagttcagtggttagggcacccatctcctcctccagctgttgTGTGTAGAGCAAGGGAGCTGCTGAACTCATTCCTACAAGAAACACCTAAGCTGTCTGAATCCAGGCAGCTCCATTGGTTGATTGCTAAACAGAGCTAGGTACCTAATTCTGAGAGGGAACAAGCTTAGGACACATGCATTgggttggcatctcccattggctagtttaggcagatTCTCACCTAGTATGCTGGCTTTCGTGGCTTGCATTCTTAGGCACccttctctccccattcattgtatagggagcatTAGTGCTTAATTCAGACTTTGAATCACAGTATTGTTCCTATGATTCTCTAAAAGCTGGTgtgtgatgctcagcattgcaatagCTATGTCCCTTCCTGGCTCCCACTCTGTGTGTCCAAGAGTTATGGTTAGGAAAGTGTTTGTGGTACAGTCAGTGTAAGAGAGCCACACAGCTGAGCAATTAACTCGTGGTAAATTTCACACCTACTTTGTTAAAAGGTTGTCCACAAGCTGGTTTTCCTCCTCTACCATTTGAAATTATTAAATAACAGGGACAGAATTATGAGGGTGCAGATAGGTCACTGTAGATGTTCAGTGGGTAGTCTGGCCCAGAGCACATGGCCTTTTTTCTCTTCCATGACTGGATAAGCACAACTCTTAGAGTTAGTTTCCAGCATGAATAAATTCAGAATGTGCTTTGTACAAATATCTTTTAAATTTACCACTACCCTGTATACTTTTGCCCATCCATTCATTCACAACAATACTCAGAGCAAACAGAAAGGTAAAAATACAAACTGGAACCAAGTGGACATTGTGAAAGAAGCCCTCACATTTGCACTAGTCACTCCACTCTGAACTCCCTAAAAGCACCCAATGCTGCATAAAGAGTACATAAGGTCACAGACAGGTAGTGTAGCTGTgtttctgcttttattttatctAGCAGCTGTTCTTTACAAACAGCCTGCTCTTTGGGAATATTTAAATACAGTCTTCAGATTGGCCTAGTGCATCTCCTTACACCCCCCTACCTACAGAGGTAGAGAAGGAAAACATGGTTTCTGGGCAATTTAATCAGTCTCTCGCAGTTGGAA encodes:
- the LOC141989775 gene encoding uncharacterized protein LOC141989775, giving the protein MLLSSPSLSASGSRRSPHRRWSWAPGGLGQWDAPAEAPRSVAPAPSTSLHFYVLWSLQEPPRQLSSKSSQMCYQIQLPLPLPKQLVVFGLGDWNCYSQNTSITVEVLVNPDVKPQRIGKLGSDVRSLVWEGDWRVDVLMASLKQKDCGNPVKLLLTVNGQLLKGIYNSTPTRPFLAPEPTQSPVLPEDTMSPIQVLDDTTEVKRQSLEATARAQRTRSKDLSPPPKKLLMPFAPESPTGQKAPKEARRKICKPRPIQLKKPRKVLFEPRACEGEQDAEDLEVKELQVCPSPRWCHAMCLSDSETAILIGGEGANQQPCKDALWKLEIDNDFWFPVDLPPLDSVPPCSRGHTATYDLDTKRIYVFGGMKEGKPYSTIYILDTATWKWLLVAARGKVPTLAYHSATIYRKELFIFGGTFPKMASLESRACSNTLYVFNPEYKIWYQPIVEGEKPLPRLGHSATLLRNKLVIFGGQRTPLYLNDVHILDLGYMEYVPVPCLSGQPSSRCFHAAMPVSDQKVLISGGCNAKGALQDVFTFHLDTFAWSTVTHSHLSLVPRAGHTLLNLTAAHLTDVDKESQGKCSLCTVLVFGGSDCAGTFYNSTSKIQLDLEETQPRTAGFCHGK